The genome window AGAACACAGCTTATAGCTTCGGATACAAGAGGCACGGATGTGAGGCGAGAATGAAGCAGAAGGATATATGGAAGAGAAGTTTTGCTTATTCCAGAAGAATTGCATTTTGCTGTATTTCTGTGAGACACAATGAcacaataagtgtgtgtgtgtgtgcatgcatgctataggtttgtgtgtgtgtgtgtgtgtgtgtgtgtgtgtgtgtgtgtgtgtgtgtgtgtgtgtgtgtgtgtgtgtgtgtgtgtgtaaaagaaagCCTTTTTTCTTGGCCTGATCATTGCTGACCTGGCTGCTGAAGTACGCATGAGCAGAAATGTGATCCTGGTTTCCCTCAGAGACAGGATGGAGTTACATATCAGCACTGGTGTCTATATAGTACTAAATCACATATTTTACACTTCTGTGGATGATTGAAATAATGGAAATGTTAAAATAACACAGACATGATCTGTGCACACGACTTCCTGCCACAGTGACATTTCTTTGGGGTcagaaatgttcaaaacctACACATCATGGCTTTAAAATTAGACTAATAAAGTGGCATTACATCACAACATCCCTGCTGGTATGTTAACTCCCATCCAGGTCTCTGCAGCTGGATGAGGAATTGCTCAGATAAACTGTTCATaatgctctgctctgctctgctccgccCGCTGCCTATAGGTGACAGTGACAATGCCCCACTCCCTTTCTCTGCTGCCTCCGCCTTTTCCCATGGCATTGCCTCCCCCCTTCCTGCTGTCAGCGAATCTGGTAAAGTTAAGACCCCCCTGCCCTCCCAAATGTATCACCCCTCCTTTTCATCCAACAGTTAccatgtctgtttttgttttgcctctTGGCGAGCTGAAACTTCAACTCGAACCAAAGGCAAACGTGTTCTTCCTGTGACGCATGCTGCTCTGTTGTTGAACCTTTGTGCAAATGAGATATACGCTGCAAAGTAATCTGTGTGTTGCTTAGGCTTTGgtatgtgtgctgtgtttgtgttttctgctgcaGTGGCTTTTATCTTTGAGTTATCATCACAAAAGTCAATGTGGAAGCACAACTGTGGCAGGATTCAGGGGTGCAAATGAACAGACAGAGGTAATCGGTGCAGGAGCATATACTGGCATGTATCCAAATTAGTCTTAGTACGATCTAACCTAATTTACAGGAAGAATCAAGCTGTTCTCAAGGGACTTTcattctttcctctcttctagAGGCAAACTCTGCAGTATGGCTGCAAATTGACCGCCAATGCAGGAAAAAGAGGACAATAAGAAATGCACCAGCATCAGCTGAAACTTGTGGGTGGATGTTTCCCTCCATTATTATTCCTATGTGACATGTTGGTTTCAGGGACAGTTCTCTTTCAAATTACACTAGAAGTCAACCTCAGGATTAGTTTCCGCAGATTAGTAACCGCTCAGTAATTACAAACAGGCTAGAGGACACTGTATCAGAATGACAATCTCACTGGTCTCAAACACTAGAGgtattattttcacagtgtgtagatgatgttttatttttgtctcgATACCCTGGCTTTAAAAAATGAAGGCAGCTAAATGGTGCTGACTCCAGGTCCCTGGGGCAGACGGTTTTGGATATTAATTGCACATGACctagaatagaaataaaatagacACAGTCATCCCACTGAGAGAGCTGCACTCTTTAGAGATTACTCTTTACAGATGGTGACAGATGGACGAGAAGTCACAAGTGATGGCAGGAAGACTGCTTAGTGTTGTACATGGGGCCTTTGCTTTTGTGATTGTGAGTTTGCACAAGGtccgtgtgtgttttcatttgctaTCATTGTCTTGGGTGTGGCAAGGAGACAAATGTGGGGAACTGTTGTTCGCAGCCACCGTGCTGgcatgtgtgtgcttgcatCAAAGTGCATAGCATACAGACTCGGGATTAATTCCACTAACACACCCCATTATGTGTGACGGTTGGCTGAATCAGTCATACTGGAAGTTGAAAGACAAAGATTGGTTCAATATCCTACACGCAGTCAGAATGTAATTGATGGAAATCCATGTCCTCTCTTTTGGCAGAATCAGAGCAAAAACGTCTCCCTCAATGTTTGTCCAATACGACATAAGTGCTGACTGGGCGTTGATCTGGACAAACTTAATCATGCATCTGATGTTGGGAAATATTTTCTAGATTTGACTTTGCAGGTTTTCTACCCAAACCAAAATCTAATAACACAACTTCCACCAGAGATGAGAAACGTATAACTCAGTGAATCCTGGATTCCTTTATCCCTGATACATTTATACCGTGTTGCTTTAAATGCAACTGACTTTGGCTGCAAAAATGTGTCTGTAAGCTGCAGCTTGGTGCAGCACACACTGTCTAGTCAAGCCCTCCCCTGGCTACTGTATTAATGTCCCTCTGTCACTTGTGATTTGCcatcatttgatttgataagcATTGTGTTTGTCATCACGCAGCGCCCTGCAGCCCTCACAGGTCACCTTTCCACGGCTCGCTGAACCCTGCAGATCACAACAGAGCTGGACTTCATGGAGGCTCTCAGTCCACTCCCAATACCCCCAAGGTCAGACCTTGTGCATTCTGATGTGCTGTAACTTGATAAACTTGTAAAAGAATCAAATATTAATGGATACAAGCTGCCAGATCTTATGTCCTAACATGGCTTACAGAAAGAGCGACTgcgcagagagagaagaactgCATCCCCAGGTTGTGGATCTCCTGTGAGAAGATCTGAATCCCCTGCTAGTGTCACAAGGCACTTGGCTTCTCCTACTACCTCCAAGTAAGAATATTTGTTTGGTAAAATGTGTGCAAACGTGGCTGTCTGCAGGGACCTTGCTCGCACAACCTTATTTTAAAACTTCTTTCCTGTCATGTAACACTTGttctctgtctttgtgcagGCTGGCATCTAAAATGCGTGCCCAGTCTCCTAGCAATGCACATCAGTACCATTACTCTCCTACAAGGCATCGGCTAAACCTGTCACCTGATGATAGGAGAGCAGAAGACAAGAAGGGGGAGAAACACTGTGAACAAtccaaaacagtgaaaaataacACCGATAtcaacagcacaacagcatctgCACACGATGAGAAGAATGTGGTCAACATTGAAATCCCTAAATCCAGATCATCTAAAGGTGAAACCTTGGATAAGCATCTCAGAGGCGACACATCTGAGAGAAATCTGTCCCCTGACAGAAAGGACCCCGTGTCTCCCAAAGTGGGTTCCTCAGAGAAGAAGACGCAGAGCAACGCTCAGGATGGAGACAAGAAAAAAGGTGAACTTTAAACAAATGATAGTAGAGTATTTGTTAACTCACACTACACATGATCTTACACCagtcttcctgtgtgtttgacagaaTCAGCACTATGCACGTCCACAGGAAAGGTGGCAGCTGGCACAACAAATGCAGAGGAGGCTACCAGGTTGCTGGCAGAGCGTAGGCGTCAGGCTCGAGCTCAAAAAGAACTGGACGAGAAAAAGCGGGaacaagaggagaaagaaaggtgAGTTCATTGAATAAATCATGAATTTAAGACAGCCTGTAGGACTTAAGTCTTTAAATTGGTTTAATGAGTGTTATGTGCCTGCCGATCAGACTAAGGGAAGAGCAGCTGAAGAAGCAATGCGCACAGGAGCAGCGACAGCAGGAGGCAAAGGCTCAAAAAGTGAAGGAAAACAGGAAAAATGAGGAAGATCTTCACAGGCtgaaacaagaagaagacagactaatgaaggaggagcaggagaaggagctACACGCCCAGATGGAGAAAGAGGTAAGAGATCATTATAATGTGCCAGGCAGTTGTTTTTTGGCCTGTTGCTGTATGTATTGGGTTCAGATACCTGTGATCCTGTGAATTTAGAATATTTGCCATGTTGTGTAAATTGTGCCTTGTtttaacagaaagaaaaaatccAAGTACAAGCTCAGCAGCAAGACAGAGAACTGCAAAAGCaacaagaagaggaggagaggcatctcagaaaaaaggttattttgaaCAGACTCCGAACAAAGTCATTGCATGCTGACTGCATGTTGCActtgaaatattttaaactcTGAATTTGGGAAAGTCCACACAGTGATTAaatgtctatttttttttttgcagagaaTTGAGGAGATCATGAAGAGAACTAGGAAGTGCGAAGCTGACTTGAAGGTACTGTAAGAGACGCCCTCCCACGTTCTCGCACAGTATAGTCCCGCTGCCTTTAAGCACCTGCTGATTATGTGATTTTtcaacattcattttattaaaactgaCTTTCTGttgttattatctttattaaatTCTATTGTTGGTGATACTTTGGTTTTGTGTCCTGATTACCACAAACCTTGACTTGATCGTCTTTGTTCCACATTGAATCAGAaggaggagcaggtggagaCGAAGCCCGTCTCACCACCAGGTTAGTATGTTATTCAGTCGCCCTGCAGGTACTTACATTTGCTTGCTGCCCCTGCTTACTCTACCGCTCTCTGTGTGCCTTGCAGCtatacacatgcaaacaggGCATGCATGGTTTACGATGTGACTCCCTTATTATCTTATTTTGAGCATGCGCAGCAGTAATATCAATTTTGGCTTGTGTAAAATCTCTATAATGGACAGTATGTTTCCAGCATTCTTGTTATTGTCTTGTTATGCAATAATTCTGATGCTTTGGCTTTGGCTGTTCAGAAGAATGAAGGTATGATCCTTGTCTACATCAACCAAGTAAATGTTGTGTTCTTTGGgccatacatttaaaaaccatTCAGTGGAGATTATACAATCTTTTCTAGAATATGGAGCAGCAGCCAAGGATTTTCCTCTCGGTGCTGATTGGACACTTTTTACTGTAAAGCAGTGCCATGGGAGTTGACTGTATAATTTGCTGTCCTTGAAAACGCCCTTGGAAGATTTATTCAGGGACTGCTCTGCGCACTGTGAGCTCACACTTTATTTGGAGTGTCCCGTGTTAATTCTCAACTCATTTGGGTTTAACAATTGAGCCAATGTCAATATTTAGTATCAACTTGTCCAATAATACTGTTGATATGTGACATCCACTATCACCGCTGGCCGACTCTAGTAGACTCAAATGAAATTCAGTTGATGTTAACGGGACAGTCCGAGTAAAGTGAAGCCCACTGTGATGTGTTTCACTCTCCACAGGTGAAGTAAAGACTGTTCAAACTAATGCTCAGGTGAACGAGCAAGCAATGAAAAAGGTTGAGTTTCAGGTTAAAGAGCAGGTCACAGTCAACACCAAGGAATGTGCGCTGGTGAAGAAAGAAGTGGCGGGAGCAGCACAGACGGACAATCAGAAGAGTTTGCAAGTGAAAAACAACACTCATCAAGTGACACCAACACGCAGTGTTCCTGACAAGAGACCCAACACCAGACAAACCAGTGAAGAGCCCGACAGCAAACTTAACAGAGAGGGCAAAGTCTGTGTTCTCAagcagggaggagaggtggAATGGAGCGTAAACAAGCAGCAGACAGCACATGTCAAAgaccaaataaataaagagccGACAAAGCAGACTGCAGATGCCAAAGTCAACCAAAGGGAGGGTGGTATGATGAATGGAGCAGTTAAGGGTGAAGGAAGCCATTTAACTGCTGAGGTAAGCAAACAGAGAGTCCTGCATCATGTGTTGACAGCTGCTAAAGGAGGGTCCCAGATGGAGGTGATTACACCCTCTGTGGCAACCCTGCCAGTGGGACACCCATCACCACCAATCATCAGGCTGGAGCCACTAGATGTGAAGGGTACGGGGTCTTGTGATGAGGTGCAGTCCATGGAGGTCAGGTGAGTCATCCTgtgttattatatcatatattacTCACCACATTACTCACTTGGTCTTCAAGGAAAGGCCGTAGCCATGGAGGCaacattgggggggggggggggaatctgTTCAGGgataaaaatttaaataaatctaattttgaAAACTATTTACTTGCAATtctaaaatattttacatttgcatatacttttgtttatttattttttacaataatgtCTAATAGTGTATTGAATTACATTgctctgttttttgtttgttagtttttcTATACCTTTGCTTGTTTCTTTGTAGGTAATGGCAGAGAttagggattaataaagttaacCTACATCCATAATCATATGCTCAGGTAAATGAgcaatgtatttattgttatatgaACACAAGTCCAGATATCGTGGCCAAGATTTAGCTAATTTATGTTTGTATGCATATATTTACAAGTACATTTTGGTGGGCTGCAGGAGCGTTTGCTCTGCTCTGCTACAAGgacataaatattataaactttctttttttattattatatcccAGCCCGGCTTCAAAGGAGGAATTGATTTCTATCCAAGACTTCTCGCCAGTCAACGAAATGCAGCCCAGCAGTGTGAGTAACACCCGTGCTCTGGAAGACCTGATGGACCTGACAGGCAGCGTCACCTGCCCCAAACTGTCCTCTGAAGGCAACATAGGCGACTGCAACAAGAACCTCATTGAGGGTGTTGTTAGCCCCATGTCGGACTCAAAGCTCATCGGGATGCCGGCTCCATCGTCAAATCAATTTAACATCAAGTAGTCCGttaatctctttctttttcttcctctctcgcttgcctcctctctctttaacctctcacacacacacacacacacacacacacacacacacacacacacacacacacacacacacacacacacacacacacacacacacacacacacacacacactcaatcacaGGATGTCAAAATTTAAGTGTGTGCCCCTGTGTCACTACATGTATGGGAATAGAGCCATAGAGATTGACTTTTAAAAAACTGTAAAACCATGActtgcaatataaataaaacatatattctatattctaacGACATAGCAACTGACCATTGAAAGTAAAGAGTGTTTAATCTATCGTACTTGTtacaagtgtgagtgtgtgtgtgtgtgtgtgtgtgtgtgtgtgtgtgtgtgtgtgtgtgtgtgtgtatgtgtgtgtgtgcacgatgAGCACATGTGAAAGAGGGTCAGGATGAGGTGTGTCTGGAtgtgtgaaataatgaaatCAGGGTTTTGAATATTATGGACATTAAGGAAACACACTATTGCTAATGTATGAATCTCTAATTTTCCCTGCACAGATTCCTCACTGGGTCAGTCCCAGTACAGGAGTAACAAAACCTGCTCAGAGCATTGATGATTTGTTCATTTGACTTTTAACATGCCCTCTTAATCCTTTAAATCTAATTCAGTGTGTTGCTGGAAAAGGCATGACTATTTAATTTTCATGATATCCTCATTTTTAACACTTAATGAGATATACGTTACAAAATGAGACAAACTACTCAGAAATGTTCTTCCCAGGTGATGTTAGCCATGCATGTATTGATTGCTTTGGCTGGAATTTAATGGATTTATCTGGCAATCTAAACTCCAGCAGGACTATTTAACTCTTCCTAACCCAGCGAGGTCTGACCATAGGATtgttcacattttttatttatttaatggcaATGAGATAATTCCCTTTAtccttttttaatctttaactGGGACTTTCTAAATGCACGTGAGTGAGGACGAAGATTCCAAAGCTGTCAACTTGAATGTTATTGCATATTGAGAAAATCATGGCATCAATACAaatgatgtcacacacacttacaccacATGTTTGTTGCAGAGTGAATCGCTAACTTGGACTCTATTGCAAATATACAGTAATTGCATTCATGAAAGCTTATTTCACTGACATGTCTCCATTTTTCAGGGATTCCATTGATGAAATGGATTTCTGGTGATGAAAATAGTGACAGCTGAGCAGCTTTGTCATTTCAAACGTTTTGTGTAGGTCTGTAGCTGTTTACATACAGTAAAGTACATAGATTCCAATCAATAGATAGCTGGCTGTTGATGTGTAAGACTGAAGTGCACTGAGACAGGAATGTTGGCTGAGCAATCAATTTGTAAGTGTGCACTGTAGCTTTAAAGATGCTGTTAAATCGTCTCTTCTTTCATCATGTTTGTACTGTGTAGTCCTGTGTAGGAATTATCCAGTGGGCTCCTTTAACTTCCTGAGCAATTCATAATATGTCTAATAATAgcataattgttttcattttctttgtctaAATGTAGAGATGCCTTATAGAGGACTGATTAATTACTGAATGTTTGTGCAAACCATTTTACAGTATTCTATTTGGCCACTGGGATTGTTGTGTGTGACCTGTAATACTTGAACCTTAGTTTGAATAGCTTCATCTCTGCCATGCagtaaaaaacaattatacCAACTGCATATATGCTATTATGTTACTTATAAAGTCACATTTAGATTTGTGTTCCTCAAACTATACATAGCCTGGACAGACAGAGGCTAATTGTCTTAAGTGAAgtagccatatatatatatatatatatatatatatatatatatatatatatatatatatatatatgttacatacagtatttaaaagtTAGGGTTTGCTGtatattttgcattttcaaacatttctgtttcacaTGGACCGATTTTTAGGAAAAGCAAATGAGTGTAAATAAATTATACCATTGAATGGTAGAGTACATACAACCACTTCAAAAAGTATTCAAGTTGCTCATACCCATCACAGTCAGCTTAACTCTTAAGTTATGTAATTACTGTAGAAATTGTGCATGGTTAGCATGGTCATAATAATGTTATctgaaacaataaaatgtaaaactaggaattcttgtttttgtttgtctgttaatGTCCGTTTGTGTTATTAAGCAGTTAACATGACGTTGATTATATCTGGAACATAAACatgagatggagaaagagagggaagactTCAGGGAAAgagaataaaatatacaaataaataaaaacccttACCCtgttaacataaaaaaaaccctTGCTGTTGAAAAGCTGAAAAATTAAtaagatattattttaaaatcacaaataaaataactgtgtgtggggggggggcgttAATGCCTAGGATAAAATCATAtgtttattgtgaaataaagaTGTTATGCATGTAACATATCCTTTTGAATAAACTcaaaaaagtattattaaaaagtgatgaaaaagaagaaagataaGGCAATACACTGGCCTTCCAGCGGTCTCCGTAGACGTGTAGTACACACTCCGAGGCAGCAGGTGGCGCTTCAGTTTGACTGACGTCCCGTGTGTTGAAGGGCGAGGGCTGTCGGTGCGGTGCGGGGGTGCGACCAAGAAGAACTGTGTTGCAGTCGCACGTAGCTTTCACCTACTCGACAGTTTGTCTTTGGTAAGTAGTTGGCTAAATTACTGAATTACACGTATGTAATGATTAACGTTCggtgatttatttagtttaacttGTCGCTAAGATGTTTAAATGACTCTCACTGTGAATGGCATATTTTTAAAAGATGCGTTCAGCGACGTTACGAACTAGCAAAACAACCAGGTTAAGCTAACTGGCCTTAGCAAATTTAGCAACACGATAAGGTTGTTAGCGTTACCGCGACCTGCTTTTCTTTCCGTTGGCTAAACCATACCGACACATTAAGGTAACGTTACTTTAATGACGCCACTGCAGTGAAAGGTTTGTTTTGTACCCACAAGAACATAGTCACTGGGCCGTGGTATTTTCTCGGCGAGCCGCAAATACCAAAGCTGGAAACACGACCTGCCCAGGACACTCCAGGATTAGGATCAGGACTGAAACTGAACCCACGGCGATCATGGCAAGATATTCAACCAAAACCTGACGCTCgttttttaaaaagcttatTTGGGTACGATTTTGATCTTAGCATTTTGTATGATATATACCATATTAAACTATGTTATACAGTTTCCACTATAATCTTGCGTCTGATAACGGTATACCCAGCCTACACTGTTACATTTGAccaatttttttaaattatatttgaatatttagagtACTAATTTGTGGCCACATACCAGGAACACTTCATTAGCttgtagaaatgtgttttggtatattttatttagttctCTACGGTGGATTTCACACCTTTTAGTTGTTTCAGTAGAAGGAGAACAAACATGTTATGTCGTGATTAGTAGTTTAGTCTGTTTTTAATGGTTATCTGTCAGTTTTATGTAACAATTACACAATACTGAGGAcagaaacacttcctgtttaggTCCTTTTTAGTTATTAATTGAAGTTTGTCTGAAGACGAATTTATTTGAACAtctgatttataaaaaatatagatatGATTATAGATACCGCCGGCGGGCCGTcatgtgatagttttgcattttcagagaggttgtatcttgccatGTGGTGTTCAGTCTgtcatgatggagttgttacgcaatgccCCATATTGTTCAAAAGATTAgagtctcgtctatttagtgagcaaaactgttttgagatcacaacagcaagtacagtaggcatcccaaactagcaagcaaactcacaatcaaaaccataactttgagccaactcgcatatgaagtctcatcatagtTGAACATCGTCATGAACAGCtgttgaaatcagctgatcaatgTGTGTAATTTTGTGACCATAACAACTAATATCTCGAGCTGTTTCAACGCTTCTAAGATGGACGCCGAACTCttacctttcgattgacacttcatttgagccaataggagcttccatgcgttatatACAGCCTTCAAGAGCCAATGattgtcaacttgataaggaagtgccagcccctcttcttttgtttacagactgagtCTCCCAttgactggcgtatcgtgtagccaatgaaacgctgaagAGTTAGACATGTCATCAATAgttttttaacaaatgttgttttatttttcataattgtatttattataatcaaaatacaaaaatattacgaaaaatgtgtttatacttcactttgtgtcattactactgacagggaatattgggtatataatagttatttatggctttttaaaatcaataaatattataatatatccaaatgcacagcttgtgtacgcctggtgttactctaataagttaagtttttgtgcctttttttgtcctgaaattttaacctgaacttggtaatacttgatgctttgttcctcttgtgttttccagctcataaCTAACAGCTATaaccatcttcaggcatcttttttaaacaaaaaattgtgtattttcttcaaattcagtatattcaaaccactattactcagtgccagaagcacttggagtgattactcactgttttgcaagaacaataagagagttaccttttgaatgagaccaaaatcatgcagctggtgcaaatggttgaagagcagcttttaatttactttgtgtATGTGGTTTGTAGTATTTTCGgataaattcccccaccccgTAAGAGGTCAATAGTTTACATATTTCTGTGAGTTGGTTTGTGCAAAATTAAACCTTAAGAAATATGCACTTATGCTTTGGAATTGTTTGAATTTGTTCACAATTTCTATGCAGTTTACTattattcaatttaaatttaaataaacattgaaaATCAGTACTATTTTCAAATAGTAATTTAAAGATATGAGCgcttttgcatgttttatgtttaagccacatgtgaatgtgttgtgtaaatgtttttgagATTTTTGACTGCATTTTTATAGGCATTGTAatgctgtattattattattattattattattattattattattattattattattattataaggcTAAAGTTTTATGCAATTTCTACTAACTGACTGCACAACTTGTCTAAAATATGAGAAAGTTAAAGGGAAGAAGATAGAAATAGATAGAAATAGAATAGATAGAAATAGAAGATGAGTAAAAGAAAGAACTGAATTAACTAACACCCTGACAACTGACAGGGTGCTTGTTTCATCTATGGCGTCTGGTCAAAGATTGCGTTTTTTAAGAATCTAGCATAACATCTGCTCAATGCTGTCAAAACtcaatattgtttattttttgtccaTAGATTATTCACTCACTTTCAAAGATGGTTCGACCCCATTATGGACCACCACGTTTAAAGACCAGGTAATGTCTTTTTGATTACGTCAAGTTGCCCACAGATACTTTGGTGTTATGTCTGATTGTTAAATCTTTTGTCATGGTTTCAATTGAACGTTTTTACTATGTTTACAATTTAAGTTAGATCCTGTCCCTTGTGTTTGCaaaattatgacatttttaaagtgGCATTGTTTGTTGTAAtgcacacatttctgtttttcttgtgtCCCATCAGACCTTACGGAGATGGTCATAGCATTGGCCCTGGTGAAGGGAATTACAACCCCAACTCCAAAAGTCGAAGAGATGTCCAGGGCTACCAAGCTAAGGCTCCTTTTCACTGGAGAGATTCCAGAGGTAGAGGACGACCCCCAGTTGTCAGAAGAGTGCCCCTCATGGGAGAGCAAAGGGAGCCACGTTTCAATAACTGGAGGTCCCAGAATCAGGATTCCTTTCAATCATACCCTCCAAAAATGGAACCACACAATAGCCAGAGAAGGCCTTCTCCATCTAGGCCAAACCGTCCCCCCCATGTCCAGCACCAGTCATCCTCTCGCAGCCCTTCACAAGGATCCCTGAGTCAAAGGGGCCCACCTTTCCATGGCCAACCCTCAGGTCACAGGTCACCCTCCCCAAGACATTTTCGCAACCACCCAGCTGAC of Cottoperca gobio chromosome 14, fCotGob3.1, whole genome shotgun sequence contains these proteins:
- the map7d2a gene encoding MAP7 domain-containing protein 2a isoform X1 produces the protein MAKTVTSSSAITGEKMAPPSITLLPDKRSPTNGHSSPARTGKITPSSTEKKPLINGHASPSHLAANINNNHAGKQFVEGYMKTDDRMRLAKERREERDKTLVAREQLIREKERRARLQYERTVEERWRRLEEQRQREDLRRAAVEEKRRHQLEEDRERLEALMKRSLERSLQLEQRTKRWSRGCPAGAGDSDNAPLPFSAASAFSHGIASPLPAVSESAPCSPHRSPFHGSLNPADHNRAGLHGGSQSTPNTPKKERLRRERRTASPGCGSPVRRSESPASVTRHLASPTTSKLASKMRAQSPSNAHQYHYSPTRHRLNLSPDDRRAEDKKGEKHCEQSKTVKNNTDINSTTASAHDEKNVVNIEIPKSRSSKGETLDKHLRGDTSERNLSPDRKDPVSPKVGSSEKKTQSNAQDGDKKKESALCTSTGKVAAGTTNAEEATRLLAERRRQARAQKELDEKKREQEEKERLREEQLKKQCAQEQRQQEAKAQKVKENRKNEEDLHRLKQEEDRLMKEEQEKELHAQMEKEKEKIQVQAQQQDRELQKQQEEEERHLRKKRIEEIMKRTRKCEADLKKEEQVETKPVSPPGEVKTVQTNAQVNEQAMKKVEFQVKEQVTVNTKECALVKKEVAGAAQTDNQKSLQVKNNTHQVTPTRSVPDKRPNTRQTSEEPDSKLNREGKVCVLKQGGEVEWSVNKQQTAHVKDQINKEPTKQTADAKVNQREGGMMNGAVKGEGSHLTAEVSKQRVLHHVLTAAKGGSQMEVITPSVATLPVGHPSPPIIRLEPLDVKGTGSCDEVQSMEVSPASKEELISIQDFSPVNEMQPSSVSNTRALEDLMDLTGSVTCPKLSSEGNIGDCNKNLIEGVVSPMSDSKLIGMPAPSSNQFNIK
- the map7d2a gene encoding MAP7 domain-containing protein 2a isoform X3, with the protein product MAKTVTSSSAITGEKMAPPSITLLPDKRSPTNGHSSPARTGKITPSSTEKKPLINGHASPSHLAANINNNHAVVEGYMKTDDRMRLAKERREERDKTLVAREQLIREKERRARLQYERTVEERWRRLEEQRQREDLRRAAVEEKRRHQLEEDRERLEALMKRSLERSLQLEQRTKRWSRGCPAGAGDSDNAPLPFSAASAFSHGIASPLPAVSESAPCSPHRSPFHGSLNPADHNRAGLHGGSQSTPNTPKKERLRRERRTASPGCGSPVRRSESPASVTRHLASPTTSKLASKMRAQSPSNAHQYHYSPTRHRLNLSPDDRRAEDKKGEKHCEQSKTVKNNTDINSTTASAHDEKNVVNIEIPKSRSSKGETLDKHLRGDTSERNLSPDRKDPVSPKVGSSEKKTQSNAQDGDKKKESALCTSTGKVAAGTTNAEEATRLLAERRRQARAQKELDEKKREQEEKERLREEQLKKQCAQEQRQQEAKAQKVKENRKNEEDLHRLKQEEDRLMKEEQEKELHAQMEKEKEKIQVQAQQQDRELQKQQEEEERHLRKKRIEEIMKRTRKCEADLKKEEQVETKPVSPPGEVKTVQTNAQVNEQAMKKVEFQVKEQVTVNTKECALVKKEVAGAAQTDNQKSLQVKNNTHQVTPTRSVPDKRPNTRQTSEEPDSKLNREGKVCVLKQGGEVEWSVNKQQTAHVKDQINKEPTKQTADAKVNQREGGMMNGAVKGEGSHLTAEVSKQRVLHHVLTAAKGGSQMEVITPSVATLPVGHPSPPIIRLEPLDVKGTGSCDEVQSMEVSPASKEELISIQDFSPVNEMQPSSVSNTRALEDLMDLTGSVTCPKLSSEGNIGDCNKNLIEGVVSPMSDSKLIGMPAPSSNQFNIK
- the map7d2a gene encoding MAP7 domain-containing protein 2a isoform X2, encoding MAKTVTSSSAITGEKMAPPSITLLPDKRSPTNGHSSPARTGKITPSSTEKKPLINGHASPSHLAANINNNHAGKQFVEGYMKTDDRMRLAKERREERDKTLVAREQLIREKERRARLQYERTVEERWRRLEEQRQREDLRRAAVEEKRRHQLEEDRERLEALMKRSLERSLQLEQRTKRWSRGCPAGAGDSDNAPLPFSAASAFSHGIASPLPAVSESAPCSPHRSPFHGSLNPADHNRAGLHGGSQSTPNTPKKERLRRERRTASPGCGSPVRRSESPASVTRHLASPTTSKLASKMRAQSPSNAHQYHYSPTRHRLNLSPDDRRAEDKKGEKHCEQSKTVKNNTDINSTTASAHDEKNVVNIEIPKSRSSKGETLDKHLRGDTSERNLSPDRKDPVSPKVGSSEKKTQSNAQDGDKKKESALCTSTGKVAAGTTNAEEATRLLAERRRQARAQKELDEKKREQEEKERLREEQLKKQCAQEQRQQEAKAQKVKENRKNEEDLHRLKQEEDRLMKEEQEKELHAQMEKEKEKIQVQAQQQDRELQKQQEEEERHLRKKRIEEIMKRTRKCEADLKEEQVETKPVSPPGEVKTVQTNAQVNEQAMKKVEFQVKEQVTVNTKECALVKKEVAGAAQTDNQKSLQVKNNTHQVTPTRSVPDKRPNTRQTSEEPDSKLNREGKVCVLKQGGEVEWSVNKQQTAHVKDQINKEPTKQTADAKVNQREGGMMNGAVKGEGSHLTAEVSKQRVLHHVLTAAKGGSQMEVITPSVATLPVGHPSPPIIRLEPLDVKGTGSCDEVQSMEVSPASKEELISIQDFSPVNEMQPSSVSNTRALEDLMDLTGSVTCPKLSSEGNIGDCNKNLIEGVVSPMSDSKLIGMPAPSSNQFNIK